The sequence GAGGGTTGTCTAATACTCCTGTTGAAATTCTCTCTGGCGACGACAATATCCGCTTCAACCACGTCGAAGATGGGTTCTCTATCATTGCTACCGATATCGATGTTAACGGCGACAGAGTCAATGATATCATTATTCAAGGGACACCACTTGCCATGGATGGCAGCGTAGAAGTTTTGGCTTATTACGGAAATAAAGATGAATTTGTTTTCTCCGATCCGGGCTGGACGTATATATACGAGGATACGGATCACGTTCGTATCGTATCCGTCGGTGACGTAAATGGTGACGGATTTGACGACATTTCAATCATTAATTCAAGTTACATAGATTTTTTTTACGGCGGTAAATCTGGATTGGGCACAATCCCAACTACAACGATAAGCGACAATGTTCCTTATGGGGATTGGTATTACTTCGAACGAGCGGGAGATATTAACGGCGATGGATTTGACGATATTATCGGCAAAATATACGACGAAATGCGTTTCGTCTTTTTTTTCGGGTCTGCCGCCGGCATCACCCCGACGCCAGATTGCGATTTTATATTACTTGGAAACAATACCGCCTTCGTCATGTTTTCGGGCATTGGCGATGTCGATGGGGATGGTTTTGACGATATAATTATATCCCATTACACCGCAGATACAAATACTGTTCAAATTCGTTTTGGCTCAAGCAGTTGCATTTCCAATGAGTATTGGAAATATTTCCCCGCTGATTTTAGTTTCGATACCGCGTTAATTGGAGGGGCGATTTCCCATGGATCCGGTAATATTAGAGGCGATAGCGGATCCGATTTCGCCATTGAAGTAATTTCAGGCTTAAGCTGGCCAACATACTATTATTCGCATACCGCGGCAATTTATTCGACAATCGATAGTCCGACGTCTACATTACCTAGCACTTCTACAACTACGAGCAATCCTTCGACAACAACTACCCATGCTTCGACGTCGACAACTGCGTCAAGCACAACAACCACAGCTTATAACTCGGAAAACGATGGCATTTCTGACAATTCGAACAAAGACGAAACGGCGTGTTGCGGTTGTT comes from bacterium and encodes:
- a CDS encoding VCBS repeat-containing protein; this translates as MHRQRVRYIAFSFVIIVLISFPYICRAYAIDERPEFDWIFPPLDANLDWNMNISTLGIEFSDFNGDNFDDLAVGYAGLDFQSRTVKYNAGTVLLFYSDGSSLPIEPTTYITRYDSISFGRYLYRVGDVNGDIFDDLLVYDPWWKSLFPATMGRFLLFLGGYRGLSNTPVEILSGDDNIRFNHVEDGFSIIATDIDVNGDRVNDIIIQGTPLAMDGSVEVLAYYGNKDEFVFSDPGWTYIYEDTDHVRIVSVGDVNGDGFDDISIINSSYIDFFYGGKSGLGTIPTTTISDNVPYGDWYYFERAGDINGDGFDDIIGKIYDEMRFVFFFGSAAGITPTPDCDFILLGNNTAFVMFSGIGDVDGDGFDDIIISHYTADTNTVQIRFGSSSCISNEYWKYFPADFSFDTALIGGAISHGSGNIRGDSGSDFAIEVISGLSWPTYYYSHTAAIYSTIDSPTSTLPSTSTTTSNPSTTTTHASTSTTASSTTTTAYNSENDGISDNSNKDETACCGC